From the Lathyrus oleraceus cultivar Zhongwan6 chromosome 3, CAAS_Psat_ZW6_1.0, whole genome shotgun sequence genome, the window AAAATTCTTCTACACTTTTGCCATTCTTTTTTTTATGCACTTTTGCAACTCTTTTCTCCACCATGATTCTACACCAAAACCACCATTCTGCAACCTGAGAATAAAGTCTTCAACCTGAGTCGAAGCTTCATCGTCTTCAATCGATCCTTTCCGTGTGATTATGGAAACGATTTAATCGTCGCCGTCTTCAAAGACAATACCGGCGTGACGGAGACAACGTGAGTACGAGGGAGAGGGGACCGGAAAGGTGTGGTGTTTGACGGTTCATTATCGCCGACAGTTTCAAAGAAAGTTAGGGAGAAAGAGATTTCGACGGTGGAGAGTCGTAACGGCGCAAGGTTGAGAGTGAAGGGATGAAGCAGTTGGGGTTTATGGTTGTTGTGTGGAAGGTTGAAGAAGGATCGTCGACGGCGGGTTTCCGACGGACGATTTAAGGAAAAACAAGAAGTTATTTTAGTGTTTTTTAGAGAGCTTCAAGAAAGAGGAGAGGATTTCGATTTGTGGATTTTCGTGAGAGTGTGGAAGATGACGGTGTCGTGTGCGGCGCCCTTTGGCCAATGGGTTTCTTTTTCTTCCTTTCTTCCATTCCCTGCGTTACCTTATATAGTGTAGGTTTATAGGTTTTCTCCTTTTATTAACTTCCCATACTAACCTTTAAATAAAAATGAACTCCAAACAAATTAATGAGATagaattaatattttttattaaaaaacaaataacTAATCAATTGTTTTATTTATTCTTGTGTTATGTTAAcatttaatttaaaaataaaaatgaaagaatTTAAAATGAACAAAAATCAGGCGTGaaagtgctcgaaaaattaaattgaatgcattaaaatgatcaacactaaatatactaattgaaaaaatacaacatttctttaaattttgaaataaattttcaaCGGTTAAAAGGCTTAAACGGGTTAAAATGCAGCTGTATAAGTCGTCGGAAAATGCAACGAGCataccaggttaaactacgcgaaccATATATTTATAATACTGGCGTCTACAATtttaatttcgaaactttttacccgctgattttgcatgttcttgagaaatgattcaaccgatttgtctgtgttttcaataaatttattctgactgatattttagttattatttatgatggaatgcatgtcatgctgtgcatatgatgcaaattaaaaatgaaatcgattttacaaaaatttaaatatgtctggacaaaattggggtatgagAGGAATTAATACACAAATTTTCCTATATATAAAAAATTCAAATTGGACCCACTTTATTTATAATACATCATGACCCATTTAATATACAAATGgaatatttctcatttattcgAACATATTATATCAAATTTTATGAACAATACGTGTACCACAATGCCATATATAAATATTTCATATTTGTTAGAAATCACGTTTTTTTTGTATCAGTTTTTTTAACATATATTTTCTTGAATTTTATATTATCTACTATTTCTTAGaaaataaatttataatttaATCTCAGCAacttaaaatattattttattaaaactatGTCTAACTAAGTTTGTACCAGTCAGATTGAGTTCAATTGGCTTTAGGTATCGGACATAAAATTAAGATATTATAAAAATTAATTCATCTTCTAAAAAAAAACTGACCAAAATTACACAATAAGAAAATCATGGAAGTGATTTTCATACCAAGCAAGACACACATATGTAAATTCTGGGCAAAAGTATTCAACATATTAGGGAGATGTATGTTGTTATATGCGCAAAATGACATGTACTATCTGTAAGCTAGTTGATGTATTTTGCTAGTTAGTATGGATAAAATAACATATAATAACCGAAGAGTACAATAAATAGGACAATTTTTTTGACAGAATTGATGGACAGGTTGAAAGTGCATTGAAGAAAGAACTTgcaaatgatcatgaaatttaTGGGGAATACCATATAACAAGGACTAAACATATCTACCAGTAATACAATTGTGGGCAGCAATGTGACAACTAGATTTTTAGTTGAAATTGAATTGCTCAGGTTCTTATTTAAACCTATCCATCACAATTATAATTAGTAGTAACATAGTGCAAAGTTAAAATACATTTGAGTATTTAAGGCAAAAAGGACTATACATTTAAATGGACCAACAtcaaataataattttttacagGAACTTAAGTCCGCATATTATAAAAGTAGTAAAACAGAACAATGTTGCCACTGGAATTAGTTCACCATTTCCTAACCGATCAAAAAAGGAGCTATATTAAGTTCATAAATAACTTTTATAACACAAACACTTTTAAGAGACAAATTAAACCAAAAATATATATTCCTTTTGTAAACAAACTCCTTTTCATCTCCAAATAGTTTGACATTATATATTCGATAATGATGATAAATGGAAGAAGAAACACCATGTTCAATGATTTTTATAGTGCAAATATgtttatattataatattaaaCAAAAATGTAAATGAAAACTCACTTGACAATCGACTCCAGGATTAAAATGTCGTAAACTTGCACAAACCATAAAATAAAACTGTTGTTCGTGTGTAATGGATTCCCACCTAACTCCTTGAACAAAACCAACAAAATTCCTATTGGTTAAAGCCACAAAAGAGGAACGTCATACCTAAAATTATCAGTTGTTGGAGTAAATATATTTATACCTTATATAAATgtataaattaataaaaaaaagtCATGCTACTTAATATGTATTACCTTTCCTCTTCATCCCGTCATCACACTCATTGTCAAATTGAGGCCATTCTTCAACATAAACAATTTACACCAGATGGTCAAAATCATTCAAAGcttcaaatccaaatgatattGCATCTATCATGTTTTCAAAATTGTTACATTGTCTGAACATTTCCTTCTCAATTATTATTTTCCCAAGTTTCCGTTGACAATCATTATTTTATCAACTACCTAGAGAATCCGCATAcattaaaaacaaaaatatattCAAGATTAACAGAACTAAAATAATGTATGTAATTATGTATTCAATTACATTTTTGATTGATATGTTAAgtcttttgtttgtttatatcATTATGTATTTAATAACAATCTTGAAGTATTCAATAAACAATATAATGTCATTGGGAAAATAATGAGCCGAAGAAAGAGAGAAAGGAAAACCTGAGTTTAATCATTTCCACCTTTATTTCATCATATGTTGTTTCCCAAATAATACTAACATATGCTGTAAGAATATAATTGCAAATGACATTTCATGTTATCTTTTATTGCTGGTAAATATGTTATCTTGCACCTACCACCCGTTTCACAAGTTAAAAATCAATGTGTGTCATTATGTATTCAAATACATAATTGTTTGACAAATATAATCTTTTGTTTTCCCATGTCCATGTATATTCAATTACAATCTTGAAGTACTCAACAAACAATTTATGTCATTTCAAAATCAATGACCCTAAGTaagagagaaagagaaacctGAGTTTAATGATTTTCAACTCATTCTCATCATCTTTTGTTTCTCAAAGAATACTAACATATGCTGTAAGAACATAACTGCAGAGGACGTTAGATGTTCTTTTTATTACTGGAAAACTCAACATTTTACAAGTGTTATTACCTGTTTTGAGATCGTCCGTTCAAAATAGACCGATGATTTATCTTTGTCATGATGATTCTCCCAAACCAATTTTACACAATGTATCAAGATTCCACCATCACTAGGACAGACTTGACAACAAGAGTACTCATATATCTTGAAATTCTCAAAGACCATATAAGTAAATGTCTAATATTTGAACTCGAATTCAACATTATAGGCATTACAGACAGAATTATAACAAATACCATACTTGTCAAAATGATACTAAAAATGTTTATCAAAATAACACATCTAAAACCTAAGATATGAATCTATTCAAATCGAATCAAAGTATATTCAAATTCAAcaacaataattaaaaaaaaaaatagattaaaCTTCACCACCATCAACGGCAAGTCCTAAACCAAATCACCATTTTTATAAGATTCAATTTCACCACTATCAACTCTAAATCATGATAGAGTAGCAAAAACTTTGCACATATACTCTCTTTATCAATTTCATGTCTAAATACGATTTCAAACAACAAAACACGAAATGAAGGAGACTCgaaaattttatttaatagaTATGATAATATGTTGGATTTGGATGAAGGCAATGTAGTTGTTCTACAAGCTGAGAGAGATGGGAAGATGTTGGTGTGAGGAGAGAGGTAAAAATATAATGAAGCTTTCAAATAAGAATGAATGGTGTTGGGCGGGAGATTTCAACAATACCCTTTGAATGAGCCTAAGCTGACACATGGCAAAAGTGATGAATGTGATTGGTCAATGGAGTTTGAACTAGTCAATTAAAAAAAAGACAATTGTTGGTGTAAATAATGTTTGTGGTAATGGGCAAATTAGAGTGATCTTAGACATCTATCATTCTTAATTAGGTAGTCGAAGGCACTGGCAACACTTAAACTTCTATGTTTAATTCCTTTCGAGCAATGATTTTCACAATCTCTAATGTACATTTTTGAAGAAGGAGCTTGCAAAGCCAATTCACATTCCAATTACCATGTGCATCCACGATGTGGCTGACTTAGAAATTCTAGTGATACACTTGAAAAAACACTTTCCGGCGTTActtaatttaaaaattaaatatgAGAGATGATAGTCTAGATATTAAATTGTTGatatattttaataaatatttcATGTGACCAACTCAACGACGCATTTTGTAAGTAACTAAAGAGGACGACACGGATCGCCATCGTCATCCATCGATTAGATTCTAATCAACGGTTTAAACAGCTCTTACTACTCGCAAAGCTCATACATAAACCCTACCCAAGACATTTCATTCCATTCATCATAAACTCATTTCTCAGATCTGCATACTTCATAACTATAACAAAAGTACAGTTTCTTCACCGTGTAAGAAAATGTCAGGTCGCGGTAAAGGAGGAAAGGGTTTGGGAAAGGGAGGAGCAAAGAGGCACAGAAAGGTGCTTCGCGACAACATCCAGGGAATTACCAAGCCTGCAATTCGTCGTTTGGCCAGAAGAGGTGGTGTCAAGAGAATCAGTGGTCTCATCTATGAAGAAACTCGCGGTGTTCTCAAGATCTTTCTTGAGAATGTTATTCGTGATGCTGTCACCTATACTGAGCACGCTAGAAGGAAAACTGTCACCGCCATGGATGTTGTTTACGCTCTGAAGAGGCAAGGAAGGACTCTTTACGGTTTCGGTGGTTGATTTTGGTTCTCAATTTAGGGTTTCGTTTGCCCTAGCTTGGTTTTGTTGTAAATGTTGGTTAATCTTGAAATATTAGGCGTGTTTTTTTCTTCTGTTCTTTTGATTAGATTAGTCTTGGATTTGGATCTGTTTGAATTGAACTGAATAATTTGTTCTGTGTTCTTTTTATATCTATTTTCTTTTCTGCAACATTGATTTTAACTTTTAATCTTTTATTATAATATGGTATACTTAAAACGCCAACTCAACTTAAGAAAATAAAGATAAAAGTTACAGAAGAAATTACCATGTGAAATATCAATTTATCTCCCTAGATTATGGACTGTGTTAACTATGATAAGTTGAATGGGTTTGAGGTAATGATATACGAAAGTGTTGTTTTGCAAAATTACATTAGTCCCTCACTATGTGTGTTGATAGTTCTAAGTTGTTTATTGGATAATTATTTCAAATGTTTTTCTCAGTAACTGAATATAATATAAATTGATCTCATTTGGGAGTTTAGTGATGCAGCCTGCTGGTGTCGTTTGATATGCATACTTCGAGGGAGTGAGTGAAAATCCAAACGAATTTAAGATGAAAGAAGGGAATTGTCACAACCTTATTTTTCATTCAACCATCTTGAAATGGTTCTCAATTACATAAAggataaaacataaaaaaatgttGATATTAAGTGTAAGTTTGGTATGTTAGATTCATTCATTTAAGTTTATATTTTTAAGTTTAATTTAGTTTGTATTGACTTGATTAACATATAAATCAAGTGCGATTTTAGTTTATAATATAGATCGTAATATAGAACTAATCCATaacaatttttattttttttataagtTAGTTATAACTTTTTTCTCAATCTCTTCTTTCTCTTCTATTTttatcattttcatcattttcatcttCTTTCTTTTGTGCACCAACAATTGATATTTAAAGCTTCAATTCGGATCCACGAAAACATCAAAGCGAAGACGAGTGATTGTGAGACGTGTGTGATTGATTTTAGTTCTGAAATTCAAGTGAATTAAAGTCCAAAATCGTAATagaatcacatttcttgattctgAGGGATTGAGAAACACGAGGGTTTGGTGAGATCTTAATGAATTCCTGCATACATCAAAGATGAATGGTGGAAACGGTAGCTTGAATACGAAACTCCTAGTATTTGATGGAAAGAATTGGAATCAGTGGATGATCTAGATGTATGTGTTGTTTGACGTTCAAGATCTTCTTGATCTTATCAATGACAGTTATGTAGCGATTGCATCAGATGCAATCGAAACACAA encodes:
- the LOC127125924 gene encoding histone H4: MSGRGKGGKGLGKGGAKRHRKVLRDNIQGITKPAIRRLARRGGVKRISGLIYEETRGVLKIFLENVIRDAVTYTEHARRKTVTAMDVVYALKRQGRTLYGFGG